TCAATATCTTTGTCAATAATAACATTCTCAAAGACATCCAATTTGATTTCTATTACAGTTGAATCAATAAGATCAAGAAtagttttttcaataaaagaTGCTGGCAATTCTTTATCTGGGCATGATGACTCCCAAATGTAACGGACAGCCTTATCAGTATCATATTGATAAGCATGTTtccaaaacaaaaattgtGTAACAAATGAAAGTTCATCACCACTGGCATTCTTAATATTTCCAATAACCTCAGcatcaataaaaattaagtttaattttttctcaACAAATTTAACCAAAACATTTTCTGGGATATCCAAGTCTTTTGTGAAAAAGTCTGAGTTGtttaaatctttttcaGCAAATGTTTTTTTAGATAGCACAATTAGGGTTGAACCAAGTTTTGCCGTTGCCACTACATCAACACTCTTTAATAAGGAATGATCTTCGACAATAGTAACATCtgaattatcaatatttgatattgaaacaGTAGAATCTTTTTGGTTTGCTGAAAATTGAGCCTGGAAGATACCACcattaacaatattattaaatttagtCCTTAACGAAATGCTGGTAGTGTCACCTAACGATACGCCGTAAATGATTCTTGAGGCTAAATTGAGATTAGTGCTCTTGTCAGAAGCCCAAAAGATGAAATTCTTTCCATCGctaaatttttgtttactttcaaaatttggaaCAAAGATTGAGACAATCTGCGAGACAGCAGATGGGGTCCAAGCAAAAGTAGGTTCATATAAATAATCAGACACTGAAATTGATCTACGATTACTTGTAAATAAAGCGTGTGATATTTGAGATTTTAAAAAGCACGGGTTAGTATTGTCAGAATATTGGGTAATAATGACGATCTTTTTAGTGGTGCTTGGAACATGAGCTACAAATCTATCCTTAGAAAATGGGAGAGGAATTCTAATTGAAAGTAAACCTACTTTCGATAAAGAACCTTCAATTGAATCTTTGAAGAGTTGATTTTCAATGACACCGTAGGTTACAAAGACAGTCTCGGCATGTCTATCaccaaaatattcaaaattatgtAATTTTTGGCCAGTAGTCTCATTAAATTCATCAAGGACATCTTCAAAAGTAGGATTGACAGATAGATGACtttctatttctttgaTCGCTTGTTCATCAAtagttaatttttcttgaatttttaaaactgTTTTACTTAAATTAATACCATCGAATAAATGGATGACATTATTAGAAGTAGAGTATTTAGCAGCGATAATAGCAAACAAACTAGTAGCTTGAActtcattaatattgatCGGAGAAATCACTGGAAAACCGAGCCTCTCAGCGGCAGCTAAGGGGACCGTATAATCATTTATCAAAGAACAAGACTTTTTATCGTAATCCAAGGTACCAACATTAAAGACGAATCTTGAATTATTGACGTTCTTTTTGAAActatcaataaaataaggTAATCCAAAACCTGGAGTAATAATACCAGTAATTTTGTCTGAAGTTTTTGCATAACCTAGTGGTGCTGCACCAGCGTTAACCGTAAGATCAACTTCATTAAAATAGACATCGTTGATATCTCTAGTTACccatttttttaaacttttGTCGAATAAATCAGAATCAGAGATTGCTTTATAACTAAAGATAGCACCGGCATGTTGATGTAATACTGATAAGATGGCAGATATCGGAGTGCCATAAGTTGGTAAAGCCTTTGGATTCTCTGGTGAGTAAAACGGATTTGATACAAACTCAGAAACCATTTTTTTATGAATCAAATATGTTTCTTACTTTCAACCACGACCTGTATGGCTTTGTTGGGTATAATATTATGATGCAATTATCTAACTATCAACAAATAGAAAGAATCAGGATTTTATTCAACCAACATATAACATTAAGCAAATGAAATACTCAATTTATATACTTAGTTAAAAGATCAAAACGTTCGTAAAAGATCGCTATTATtaagtattattattgatatctTATATGGCTCAATTATTTCATTGTAGCTCTTACGTATCTCATTTGTTCCACAAGTGTggtttttattatattagtAAACTTAAgctattttcatttttctaTATCAATGCATATTAAacctttttttattttactaaAAGAACTCCTGACAATTGTGGAGTCATCTGGATATAGAAAAGTTGATATGATATCACGTGTTTTCTTGCAATATTGTTCGTTTATGACTTTAAATGGCAGCAGGATGAGAATATGAGACCATTAAAAGGACGTCAATTGTCACTCTTTCAGATGACAGTAAACATGAATTTTAAATTGAACACTTAGATAGTTAACGTTTAAAACTATATcttattattcatttaaatatgcaattatatttgttgttgttgtggaatatattata
The nucleotide sequence above comes from Tetrapisispora phaffii CBS 4417 chromosome 3, complete genome. Encoded proteins:
- the MET10 gene encoding sulfite reductase subunit alpha (similar to Saccharomyces cerevisiae MET10 (YFR030W); ancestral locus Anc_7.185), with amino-acid sequence MVSEFVSNPFYSPENPKALPTYGTPISAILSVLHQHAGAIFSYKAISDSDLFDKSLKKWVTRDINDVYFNEVDLTVNAGAAPLGYAKTSDKITGIITPGFGLPYFIDSFKKNVNNSRFVFNVGTLDYDKKSCSLINDYTVPLAAAERLGFPVISPININEVQATSLFAIIAAKYSTSNNVIHLFDGINLSKTVLKIQEKLTIDEQAIKEIESHLSVNPTFEDVLDEFNETTGQKLHNFEYFGDRHAETVFVTYGVIENQLFKDSIEGSLSKVGLLSIRIPLPFSKDRFVAHVPSTTKKIVIITQYSDNTNPCFLKSQISHALFTSNRRSISVSDYLYEPTFAWTPSAVSQIVSIFVPNFESKQKFSDGKNFIFWASDKSTNLNLASRIIYGVSLGDTTSISLRTKFNNIVNGGIFQAQFSANQKDSTVSISNIDNSDVTIVEDHSLLKSVDVVATAKLGSTLIVLSKKTFAEKDLNNSDFFTKDLDIPENVLVKFVEKKLNLIFIDAEVIGNIKNASGDELSFVTQFLFWKHAYQYDTDKAVRYIWESSCPDKELPASFIEKTILDLIDSTVIEIKLDVFENVIIDKDIDQKSQLIAYLQDSSFTPNPSTVESERDITIDSSLDISKLLTFKEAYKTSSSLRPDLPVKNFVVKVKENRRITPTTYDRNIFHIEFDISGTGLTYGIGEALGIHARNNETLVNEFIETYGLNGNDIISVPNKDNNRLYESRTVLQAFIENLDIFGKPPKRFYESLVEFATDENEKKRLQDLIEPAGAVDLKRYQDVEFFTYADILELFPSARPPLEKLVEVIAPLKRREYSIASSQKVHPNEVHLLIVVVDWVDNKGRNRFGQASKYISDLQVGTELVVSVKPSVMKLPPNPEQPVIMSGLGTGLAPFKAIIEEKVWQKQQGYNIGEVYLYLGSRHKKEEYLYGELWEAYKDAGVITHIGAAFSRDQPEKIYIQDRIRENLKELKSAMIDKQGYFYLCGPTWPVPDITAVLQDIISADAKDRGVKIDLNAAIEDLKDSSRYILEVY